The following are encoded in a window of Calonectris borealis chromosome 17, bCalBor7.hap1.2, whole genome shotgun sequence genomic DNA:
- the TCFL5 gene encoding transcription factor-like 5 protein isoform X1 yields the protein MSGSAPEEPQTSIPQSTASVPDPAPVAVGPGGSSDISFGEQNISFTTTDVSLVDMMEIEYTQLQHILYSHMEAQASEGEVEARLNSFSSPGNAADPPLHQTSLNTSQEGCSSNNSGNQSVYPVICQSGFPSDSNLLSSNPRLGYADFQELRMMLLGESNLPSNQTDKTPSSSSVDVPGHSLVKVKHGENFVGVNKENILVENSALAPEPRSKSAVRVRLEDRFNSIQTENPRCQEPQESGVTLNNLVTLIRQPSELIGVPLHQQENKCAALGKNKTAPATPPLQFTYPLFTMNACSTAGSANPSQAQTSGTSCTILEAAKHQDLGIPKTFSFCYQETESTKQIVGAMNKALPEEVWIKVGEETLCKQAINRRSCSRISPSDTNIDRKPLSEIQNVRDDSQSTASAPGPWQSAQLNSSMQGQSGTQDGIAQRRERHNRMERDRRRRIRICCDELNLLVPFCTVDTDKATTLQWTTAFLKYIQERHGDSLKQEFETVFCGKTGRRLKIARSDSFVTCPVQENTHGYGDQVV from the exons ATGTCAGGATCGGCCCCAGAGGAGCCTCAGACCTCCATTCCTCAAAGCACAGCTAGTGTTCCTGATCCTGCTCCGGTTGCTGTCGGACCTGGAGGCTCAAGTGACATTTCCTTTGGTGAGCAAAATATTAGCTTCACCACCACAGACGTCAGCCTGGTGGACATGATGGAAATTGAGTATACCCAGCTGCAGCACATACTTTACTCACATATGGAGGCACAAGCTAGTGAAGGTGAAGTGGAAGCTAGGCTAAATTCTTTCTCCTCGCCTGGTAATGCTGCAGACCCCCCTCTGCACCAGACCTCACTGAACACCAGTCAGGAGGGGTGTTCATCAAACAACTCTGGGAACCAGTCGGTTTACCCAGTTATCTGTCAGTCAGGATTTCCCTCTGACAGCAATTTGCTAAGTTCAAACCCACGTTTGGGCTATGCTGACTTTCAGGAGCTCAGAATGATGTTACTTGGCGAGTCTAACCTCCCTTCGAACCAAACAGATAAAACGCCCAGCAGTAGCTCTGTAGACGTCCCAGGACACAGTTTAGTAAAAGTTAAACATGGTGAAAATTTTGTTGGGGTGAATAAAGAAAACATACTTGTTGAAAATTCGGCACTGGCACCAGAGCCTAGATCTAAATCTGCAGTCAGAGTTCGGTTGGAAGACAGATTCAACAGCATCCAGACAGAAAACCCCAGATGTCAAGAACCCCAAGAATCTGGAGTAACTCTTAACAA tttagtaACATTGATTCGACAGCCGTCAGAACTGATAGGTGTTCCTCTTCATCAGCAAGAAAACAAGTGTGCTGCATTAGGGAAAAATAAGACTGCACCTGCCACGCCGCCTTTACAGTTCACATACCCGTTATTTACTATGAATGCCTGTTCTACTGCTGGAAGTGCTAATCCTTCACAAGCACAG ACCTCTGGAACGTCTTGCACTATTTTGGAAGCTGCCAAACATCAAGACCTTGGGATACCCAAGACATTCTCTTTCTGCTATCAGGAAACTGAATCCACAAAACAGATAGTAGGCGCTATGAATAAAGCGTTGCCTGAGGAAGTTTGGATTAAAGTTGGAG AAGAGACCTTATGCAAGCAAGCGATAAACAGAAGAAGCTGCAGCCGAATAAGCCCATCAGATACAAACATAGATCGCAAACCTCTTAGTGAAATTCAGAATGTGCGTGATGATAGCCAGAGTACTGCGTCTGCCCCGGGTCCTTGGCAGTCAGCACAGTTAAATTCAAGTATGCAGGGGCAAAGTGGGACACAGGATGGAATCGCTCAGCGAAGAGAAAGACATAACCgcatggagagagacagaag GCGCAGAATCCGGATTTGTTGTGATGAGCTGAATCTTCTGGTCCCATTCTGTACTGTTGATACGGATAAGGCAACAACTTTACAATGGACAACTGCGTTTCTGAAGTACATTCAGGAAAGGCACGGTGATTCTCTGAAACAG gAATTTGAGACTGTGTTCTGTGGTAAAACAGGCAGGAGACTAAAAATAGCAAGATCAGACTCATTTGTAACGTGTCCAGTGCAGGAAAACACGCATGGCTATGGAGACCAAGTAGTCTGA
- the TCFL5 gene encoding transcription factor-like 5 protein isoform X2, translated as MSGSAPEEPQTSIPQSTASVPDPAPVAVGPGGSSDISFGEQNISFTTTDVSLVDMMEIEYTQLQHILYSHMEAQASEGEVEARLNSFSSPGNAADPPLHQTSLNTSQEGCSSNNSGNQSVYPVICQSGFPSDSNLLSSNPRLGYADFQELRMMLLGESNLPSNQTDKTPSSSSVDVPGHSLVKVKHGENFVGVNKENILVENSALAPEPRSKSAVRVRLEDRFNSIQTENPRCQEPQESGVTLNNLVTLIRQPSELIGVPLHQQENKCAALGKNKTAPATPPLQFTYPLFTMNACSTAGSANPSQAQTSGTSCTILEAAKHQDLGIPKTFSFCYQETESTKQIVGAMNKALPEEVWIKVGEETLCKQAINRRSCSRISPSDTNIDRKPLSEIQNVRDDSQSTASAPGPWQSAQLNSSMQGQSGTQDGIAQRRERHNRMERDRRRRIRICCDELNLLVPFCTVDTDKATTLQWTTAFLKYIQERHGDSLKQNCVKVST; from the exons ATGTCAGGATCGGCCCCAGAGGAGCCTCAGACCTCCATTCCTCAAAGCACAGCTAGTGTTCCTGATCCTGCTCCGGTTGCTGTCGGACCTGGAGGCTCAAGTGACATTTCCTTTGGTGAGCAAAATATTAGCTTCACCACCACAGACGTCAGCCTGGTGGACATGATGGAAATTGAGTATACCCAGCTGCAGCACATACTTTACTCACATATGGAGGCACAAGCTAGTGAAGGTGAAGTGGAAGCTAGGCTAAATTCTTTCTCCTCGCCTGGTAATGCTGCAGACCCCCCTCTGCACCAGACCTCACTGAACACCAGTCAGGAGGGGTGTTCATCAAACAACTCTGGGAACCAGTCGGTTTACCCAGTTATCTGTCAGTCAGGATTTCCCTCTGACAGCAATTTGCTAAGTTCAAACCCACGTTTGGGCTATGCTGACTTTCAGGAGCTCAGAATGATGTTACTTGGCGAGTCTAACCTCCCTTCGAACCAAACAGATAAAACGCCCAGCAGTAGCTCTGTAGACGTCCCAGGACACAGTTTAGTAAAAGTTAAACATGGTGAAAATTTTGTTGGGGTGAATAAAGAAAACATACTTGTTGAAAATTCGGCACTGGCACCAGAGCCTAGATCTAAATCTGCAGTCAGAGTTCGGTTGGAAGACAGATTCAACAGCATCCAGACAGAAAACCCCAGATGTCAAGAACCCCAAGAATCTGGAGTAACTCTTAACAA tttagtaACATTGATTCGACAGCCGTCAGAACTGATAGGTGTTCCTCTTCATCAGCAAGAAAACAAGTGTGCTGCATTAGGGAAAAATAAGACTGCACCTGCCACGCCGCCTTTACAGTTCACATACCCGTTATTTACTATGAATGCCTGTTCTACTGCTGGAAGTGCTAATCCTTCACAAGCACAG ACCTCTGGAACGTCTTGCACTATTTTGGAAGCTGCCAAACATCAAGACCTTGGGATACCCAAGACATTCTCTTTCTGCTATCAGGAAACTGAATCCACAAAACAGATAGTAGGCGCTATGAATAAAGCGTTGCCTGAGGAAGTTTGGATTAAAGTTGGAG AAGAGACCTTATGCAAGCAAGCGATAAACAGAAGAAGCTGCAGCCGAATAAGCCCATCAGATACAAACATAGATCGCAAACCTCTTAGTGAAATTCAGAATGTGCGTGATGATAGCCAGAGTACTGCGTCTGCCCCGGGTCCTTGGCAGTCAGCACAGTTAAATTCAAGTATGCAGGGGCAAAGTGGGACACAGGATGGAATCGCTCAGCGAAGAGAAAGACATAACCgcatggagagagacagaag GCGCAGAATCCGGATTTGTTGTGATGAGCTGAATCTTCTGGTCCCATTCTGTACTGTTGATACGGATAAGGCAACAACTTTACAATGGACAACTGCGTTTCTGAAGTACATTCAGGAAAGGCACGGTGATTCTCTGAAACAG